Proteins encoded in a region of the Nicotiana tomentosiformis chromosome 9, ASM39032v3, whole genome shotgun sequence genome:
- the LOC104106489 gene encoding uncharacterized protein has protein sequence MPPTYLPLRWESTGDQWWYASPIDWAAANGHYDLVRELLRLDGNHLINLTSLRRIKRLESVWDDEEQFDDVAKCRSQVAKKLLLECENKKGKNSLLKAGYGGWLLYTAASAGDLDFVRESLEKDPLLVFGEGEYGVTDILYAAARSKSCDVFKVLFDFAVSPRFIARGGRGFEEQIGEIPSAYKWEMMNRAIHAAARGGNVKMLKELIADCSDDILAYRDIQGATLLHTAAGKGQVEVVKYLLKSSDIINSIDNQGNTALHVAASRGQLAVVEALIVASPSLVNSRNNAGDTFLHVAITGFQNPYFRRLDRQIDLMKQLVCGKFFDIEEIVNAENNDGRTALHLAIIGNIHSELVELLMTVPSININTRDKDGMTPLDILKQRPRSASSELLTRQLISAGGIFSHHDYSARIVVASHLKMLNISSSPGTSFRISDTEIFLYTGIEHAPEDSKKAELSNTSELSHRYMSPDSYCSRNDKKPGSADHAAEKLKRFFHWPKIKKRDTKKVKILVDQCSASNSDMAPVPLRERYSKTSSFSSHKRTLSASSNVPSPTAKKKFASGIVNGVMQAIPHLSLPRRSPRASSFSISSLSSRSSLDKQKAIVIETELAGPSCSNQVDGVSSDSTHKQSAGHKRSVNQYLCFGASGQPVKASSSGMQPYELYERSVLSTA, from the exons ATGCCTCCGACGTATTTACCTCTTCGATGGGAGAGTACTGGGGACCAATGGTGGTATGCTTCCCCAATTGATTGGGCAGCTGCAAATGGTCACTATGATTTGGTGCGCGAGCTTCTTCGCCTAGATGGCAATCACCTTATCAACCTCACTTCACTGCGTAGGATAAAGCGACTCGAGTCTGTTTGGGATGATGAAGAACAATTCGATGATGTGGCTAAATGCCGGTCACAAGTTGCAAAGAAGTTGCTTCTTGAATGTGAGAACAAGAAAGGGAAAAACTCCCTCCTTAAAGCTGGATATGGTGGATGGCTTTTGTATACCGCTGCCTCTGCTGGAGACCTGGATTTTGTTCGAGAATCGCTCGAAAAAGACCCCCTTTTAGTCTTTGGAGAAGGAGAGTATGGTGTCACCGATATATTATATGCTGCTGCTAGGAGTAAAAGTTGTGATGTGTTTAAGGTTTTGTTTGATTTTGCTGTATCCCCGAGGTTTATAGCACGTGGTGGTAGAGGGTTTGAGGAACAAATTGGGGAGATTCCGTCTGCTTATAAGTGGGAGATGATGAATAGAGCTATTCATGCGGCTGCTAGAGGAGGCAATGTGAAGATGTTGAAGGAGCTTATTGCTGACTGTTCTGATGATATATTGGCTTACAGAGACATTCAAGGTGCAACTCTCTTACATACGGCTGCTGGCAAAGGCCAGGTCGAG GTTGTTAAATATCTCTTAAAAAGTTCTGATATTATCAACTCCATAGACAATCAAGGCAATACAGCATTACACGTGGCTGCTTCGAGGGGCCAATTAGCTGTTGTTGAAGCTCTCATCGTTGCTTCACCTTCATTGGTCAATTCAAGAAACAATGCCGGAGATACATTTCTTCATGTTGCCATTACTGGTTTCCAAAATCCTTATTTCCGTAGATTGGACCGTCAAATTGATCTCATGAAGCAATTAGTTTGTGGAAAATTTTTCGACATTGAAGAAATCGTCAACGCTGAAAACAATGACGGTAGAACTGCTCTTCATTTAGCTATCATTGGAAATATACATTCTGAACTTGTGGAATTACTTATGACCGTCCCCTCTATTAATATCAATACTCGTGATAAGGATGGAATGACACCACTTGATATCCTGAAGCAACGGCCACGTTCTGCTTCATCCGAGCTACTTACAAGACAGTTGATCTCTGCAGGGGGAATTTTTAGTCATCACGATTATTCTGCAAGGATTGTTGTTGCATCCCATTTGAAGATGCTAAACATAAGTAGCAGTCCCGGAACTTCTTTTAGAATCTCTGACACCGAAATATTCTTATACACAGGCATTGAACATGCACCAGAGGACAGTAAAAAGGCTGAGCTTAGCAATACAAGTGAGCTGAGTCATCGATACATGAGTCCTGATAGCTATTGTTCTCGAAATGACAAGAAACCTGGTTCGGCAGATCATGCAGCTGAAAAGCTGAAACGCTTTTTCCATTggccaaaaattaaaaaaagagatACTAAGAAGGTCAAGATATTAGTGGATCAATGTTCTGCAAGTAATTCGGACATGGCACCAGTCCCTCTTCGGGAAAGGTACTCAAAGACTTCATCATTCTCAAGTCACAAACGGACGCTCTCTGCTAGTAGTAACGTTCCAAGTCCAACAGCAAAGAAGAAGTTTGCTTCAGGGATAGTAAACGGTGTCATGCAAGCCATACCACATCTCAGCCTCCCTCGTAGATCACCTCGTGCTAGTTCATTCTCGATTTCATCATTGTCTTCACGCAGTTCTTTGGACAAACAAAAGGCAATCGTGATTGAGACTGAGCTCGCTGGACCTTCTTGTTCTAATCAGGTAGATGGTGTATCATCAGACTCGACACACAAACAAAGCGCAGGACATAAAAGATCGGTGAACCAATATTTGTGTTTTGGTGCCTCGGGACAACCTGTTAAGGCGAGTTCAAGTGGGATGCAGCCGTATGAACTTTATGAGCGGTCTGTTCTATCCACAGCTTGA